From a single Miscanthus floridulus cultivar M001 chromosome 8, ASM1932011v1, whole genome shotgun sequence genomic region:
- the LOC136472871 gene encoding protein MAINTENANCE OF MERISTEMS-like isoform X1 — MPVPRRRPGALTADGAGPAAPPILARLCRARDHGASRPNKTPRPSPWPHARHARPRPRPPPADAPCRRPSPASSAAPARPPPRRALAAPAPAAPRTPVRQGHPLLRIAHPTQHLLYHILEVEYDDQHRAHILSDNDAEVALPPLRPRTHTRAHQWDERYAPYIWRAGFLKLVRVVNHGLSSLDPALLTAAVNRWRSEIHTFHLPCGEMTLTLQDVKAILGFRLRGLLVTGIVDNDHWRELVTQFTGFLPPDDEASKKNKKTSGVSSFWITKHFDYLDPQAEEPQIDRFARVWLLHFLGTFLFPDASGNTISWIFLDILRQPWKNIAVYSWGSAILAWTYR; from the exons atgcctgtgccgcgccggCGACCAGgagcgctgaccgctgacggggcagggcctgccgcgccaccgatcttggcgcggctctGCCGTGCCAGGGATCATGGCGCGTCTAGGCCAAATAAAACCCCGCGGCCGAGCCCCTGGCCGCACGCACGCCACGCCcgaccgcgcccgcgcccgcctccAGCCGACGCGCCCTGCCGCCGGCCATCGCCCGCCTCCAgcgccgcgcccgcccgcccgcccccaCGCCGCGCCCTCGCGGcacccgcgccggccgcgccacgaacccCGGTGCGTCAAGGccacccgctcctaag GATAGCCCATCCCACGCAGCACCTGTTGTACcatattcttgaggtggagtacgacgaccagcaccgagcacacatcttgagtgacaacgacgcagaggtggccttgcctcctttgaggccccgcacgcacaccagggcgcaccagtgggacgagcgttacgcacCGTACAtatggcgtgccggcttcctcaagCTTgttcgtgttgtcaaccacggtctttcgtcccttgacccagcactacttactgcagctgtaaacag gtggaggtctGAGATCCACACGTTCcatctaccttgtggcgagatgaccttgacgttgcaggacgtgaaggctattttaggcttTCGGTTGAGGGGACTtctagtgacagggatagttgacaacgatcactggagggagctggtgactcagtttactggctttcttccaccggacgacgaggcttccaagaaaaataa GAAAACTTCTGGTGTTTCGTCGTTCTGGATCACGAAgcactttgattacttggacccacaggctgaggagcctcagatcgacaggttcgctcgagtgtggctcttgCACTTTCTTGGTACTTTTCTTtttccagacgcctcgggcaacaccatcagctggatcttccttgacatactacgccagccgtggaaGAACATAGCGgtgtacagctggggcagcgctatcctggcatggacgtatcgatag
- the LOC136472871 gene encoding uncharacterized protein isoform X2, with the protein MPVPRRRPGALTADGAGPAAPPILARLCRARDHGASRPNKTPRPSPWPHARHARPRPRPPPADAPCRRPSPASSAAPARPPPRRALAAPAPAAPRTPVRQGHPLLRIAHPTQHLLYHILEVEYDDQHRAHILSDNDAEVALPPLRPRTHTRAHQWDERYAPYIWRAGFLKLVRVVNHGLSSLDPALLTAAVNRWRSEIHTFHLPCGEMTLTLQDVKAILGFRLRGLLVTGIVDNDHWRELVTQFTGFLPPDDEASKKNKKTSGVSSFWITKHFDYLDPQAEEPQIDSRGRT; encoded by the exons atgcctgtgccgcgccggCGACCAGgagcgctgaccgctgacggggcagggcctgccgcgccaccgatcttggcgcggctctGCCGTGCCAGGGATCATGGCGCGTCTAGGCCAAATAAAACCCCGCGGCCGAGCCCCTGGCCGCACGCACGCCACGCCcgaccgcgcccgcgcccgcctccAGCCGACGCGCCCTGCCGCCGGCCATCGCCCGCCTCCAgcgccgcgcccgcccgcccgcccccaCGCCGCGCCCTCGCGGcacccgcgccggccgcgccacgaacccCGGTGCGTCAAGGccacccgctcctaag GATAGCCCATCCCACGCAGCACCTGTTGTACcatattcttgaggtggagtacgacgaccagcaccgagcacacatcttgagtgacaacgacgcagaggtggccttgcctcctttgaggccccgcacgcacaccagggcgcaccagtgggacgagcgttacgcacCGTACAtatggcgtgccggcttcctcaagCTTgttcgtgttgtcaaccacggtctttcgtcccttgacccagcactacttactgcagctgtaaacag gtggaggtctGAGATCCACACGTTCcatctaccttgtggcgagatgaccttgacgttgcaggacgtgaaggctattttaggcttTCGGTTGAGGGGACTtctagtgacagggatagttgacaacgatcactggagggagctggtgactcagtttactggctttcttccaccggacgacgaggcttccaagaaaaataa GAAAACTTCTGGTGTTTCGTCGTTCTGGATCACGAAgcactttgattacttggacccacaggctgaggagcctcagatcgacag ccgtggaaGAACATAG